One window of Jannaschia sp. CCS1 genomic DNA carries:
- a CDS encoding NACHT domain-containing protein, with protein MTKKVGSELRDTVAGLLEIKFSDVRTEERLTATTADVFYIDDLSTFPQRIAVECKDWAKPLTSSDLAEIHGLYQPSLQCGEIDKLLIISNHELGMSPSETVKRLGNMRHQQFESFVHGLMNFQLLLQNNLAAFKNHETFGNYVQPRLAGTENSLFGAVEKWLAEPENPVSMVYGGYGVGKTSFSFFLADALTKKYRSGQFGRIPIRISLGHLFTKQDLKALVCSELTGAEGQPAVANFTFELFLQMLSSGSIFLILDGFDEMRHAMSIEDFAYTFEQMSVFFRGRSKAIILGRPDAFFDEQEETDVVNALLSNAEIRSDGLRKFELDLLSRKETEEYIENFKAVNDLTDEELILINELQDSEFEILSRPVQLSMFTKVTRTYSKRRDGPLTRYKLYEEFVKRFTHREEKKPARALLNGNHSYQVGYNDPRSQFMQNLAWWISTSHRENRFLPNEIPVATLPRELRQGRKKVDAIREALVGSIAEHNIKQKETGVVGRKGANYYYFPHKSYIEFLVSQYFCRVQFNKEMYRDFFKFANPEMISFVKEGPNVGAQNITQGMQHVISNVPRDLITIGSQSEILRENAQSMIGGTLTDANRFLLYELFIQSNAVEDIERLLLFSVNNSRVKKNISTALRLNRDYLLRFGSSSYAERLVANSLLASSPVRIKQASEDQFIPGYMDGAFIPQLVLGKCLQRSKSLTWRFSPLALNEQDEGKTSSGFRCEDYGHSGVQKGTGKLLKIRPAKIWEVFSKGSTTSFVRAEAKQFLGL; from the coding sequence ATGACAAAGAAGGTTGGGTCCGAACTACGTGACACAGTTGCAGGGCTTCTAGAAATAAAATTCTCGGACGTTCGAACTGAAGAACGGCTGACTGCAACCACTGCTGATGTCTTCTACATTGACGACTTGTCGACCTTTCCACAAAGAATTGCCGTCGAATGTAAGGATTGGGCCAAGCCTCTTACGTCTTCTGATTTGGCCGAAATCCACGGTCTCTACCAGCCGTCCTTACAATGTGGTGAGATCGACAAACTTTTGATTATCTCCAATCATGAGCTTGGTATGAGCCCATCGGAGACAGTCAAACGGCTTGGAAATATGAGGCATCAGCAGTTCGAAAGTTTCGTACACGGGTTAATGAATTTTCAACTGCTTCTGCAGAATAATCTAGCTGCATTCAAGAACCATGAAACGTTCGGAAACTATGTCCAACCAAGGTTGGCAGGTACTGAAAATTCTCTTTTTGGTGCCGTCGAGAAATGGCTAGCTGAACCTGAAAACCCCGTTTCAATGGTTTATGGTGGCTACGGAGTGGGTAAAACCTCCTTTAGTTTTTTCTTGGCTGACGCTCTTACAAAGAAGTATCGAAGTGGCCAGTTCGGTAGAATCCCCATTCGTATCTCACTTGGACACCTATTTACCAAACAGGATTTGAAAGCGCTTGTGTGTTCTGAACTGACTGGTGCCGAAGGGCAGCCTGCAGTTGCAAACTTCACTTTCGAGCTCTTCCTGCAAATGCTGAGCTCTGGAAGTATTTTTCTTATTTTGGACGGATTCGACGAAATGCGCCATGCGATGTCCATCGAGGACTTCGCCTATACATTTGAACAGATGTCCGTTTTTTTCCGAGGTAGGTCTAAGGCAATCATCTTGGGTCGCCCGGATGCGTTCTTTGACGAGCAAGAAGAAACTGATGTCGTAAACGCTCTCTTGTCCAACGCAGAAATCCGTAGTGACGGCCTTCGAAAATTCGAGTTAGATCTCCTCTCGCGCAAGGAAACAGAAGAGTACATTGAGAACTTTAAAGCAGTAAATGACCTCACAGATGAAGAGCTCATTCTCATAAATGAACTGCAAGACTCAGAGTTTGAAATCCTATCTAGGCCGGTTCAATTAAGTATGTTCACAAAAGTAACACGGACCTATTCAAAGCGAAGAGATGGACCGCTTACACGTTACAAGTTGTACGAAGAGTTCGTGAAGAGATTTACCCACCGAGAAGAGAAAAAGCCTGCAAGGGCACTCTTGAATGGAAACCACAGTTATCAGGTTGGATACAACGATCCGCGATCACAATTCATGCAGAATTTGGCATGGTGGATTTCGACTTCGCATCGCGAAAACCGGTTCCTACCAAACGAAATTCCGGTCGCTACTTTGCCTCGGGAATTGAGGCAGGGCCGCAAAAAAGTTGATGCTATAAGAGAGGCATTGGTCGGATCAATAGCCGAGCACAACATCAAGCAAAAAGAAACAGGTGTAGTTGGCCGAAAAGGGGCAAACTACTACTATTTCCCCCACAAGAGTTACATTGAGTTTTTGGTTAGCCAGTACTTTTGCCGCGTACAGTTCAATAAAGAAATGTATCGAGATTTCTTTAAGTTCGCGAATCCCGAAATGATCTCTTTCGTAAAGGAGGGACCAAACGTCGGAGCGCAGAACATTACGCAAGGCATGCAGCACGTTATTTCTAACGTTCCCAGAGATTTAATTACCATTGGTAGTCAGAGCGAGATCTTGCGGGAAAATGCACAGTCGATGATAGGGGGCACACTCACTGACGCAAACCGATTCCTTCTCTATGAACTCTTTATCCAGAGCAATGCTGTTGAGGACATTGAAAGACTGCTTTTATTTTCAGTGAACAACTCTAGAGTGAAGAAAAATATTTCTACGGCCTTGAGACTCAATCGTGACTATTTGTTGAGATTTGGCTCGTCCTCCTACGCCGAGCGTTTGGTTGCAAATAGCCTCTTGGCCTCCTCGCCAGTTCGCATCAAACAAGCATCTGAAGATCAATTTATACCCGGTTACATGGATGGTGCTTTCATACCCCAACTTGTTCTGGGCAAATGCTTGCAGCGCAGTAAGTCACTCACGTGGAGATTTAGTCCACTCGCACTCAATGAACAGGATGAAGGAAAAACATCATCTGGGTTCAGATGCGAAGATTACGGCCACTCTGGCGTTCAGAAGGGCACTGGTAAGCTTCTCAAGATCAGGCCAGCGAAGATTTGGGAAGTGTTTTCCAAAGGCAGCACCACTAGCTTCGTCCGGGCAGAAGCAAAGCAGTTTCTTGGACTGTAG
- a CDS encoding DUF3883 domain-containing protein, giving the protein MSNHAWTDAENDLIVADYFAMLADDLTGHSYNKAAHRRQLLPLLNNRSEGAVEFKHQNISAVLKGLGETWIIGYKPAFNFQASLIDAVARRLVLNPADALQIRTPKRANGMAEAAQLWVGPAPTLTNQPPPEELEQMLHIARKFHVAARDERNRALGKAGEERVLKHERDSLTAAGRKDLADQIRWVSDKDGDGAGYDIASFDADGRQRLIEVKTTNGWERTPFHISRNELAVADERRDEWCLFRLWNFARAPKAFELRPPLDAHVSLTALSFQANFH; this is encoded by the coding sequence ATGTCGAACCATGCGTGGACAGATGCCGAGAATGACCTGATCGTTGCGGATTACTTCGCGATGCTTGCCGACGATTTGACGGGCCACTCTTATAACAAGGCGGCGCATCGGCGGCAGCTCTTGCCGCTGCTCAACAATCGCTCGGAGGGCGCAGTTGAGTTCAAACACCAGAACATTAGCGCGGTCCTCAAGGGGCTCGGCGAGACTTGGATCATCGGGTACAAGCCAGCGTTCAACTTTCAGGCAAGCCTGATTGACGCAGTGGCGCGGCGGCTGGTCTTAAATCCCGCTGACGCGCTTCAGATCCGCACTCCCAAGCGAGCGAACGGCATGGCGGAGGCGGCACAACTCTGGGTCGGACCGGCACCGACCCTGACCAATCAGCCGCCGCCAGAGGAGCTTGAGCAGATGCTCCACATCGCCCGAAAGTTTCATGTCGCGGCGCGCGATGAACGCAACCGCGCCCTCGGGAAAGCAGGCGAAGAGCGTGTCTTGAAGCATGAGCGTGACAGTTTGACGGCAGCCGGGCGCAAGGACTTGGCGGATCAAATTCGCTGGGTCTCGGACAAGGACGGGGACGGTGCGGGGTATGATATTGCCAGTTTTGATGCGGACGGACGGCAACGGTTGATCGAAGTTAAGACCACAAATGGGTGGGAGCGCACGCCGTTTCATATCTCTCGCAATGAGCTTGCCGTGGCAGATGAGCGGCGCGATGAGTGGTGTTTGTTTCGCCTCTGGAACTTCGCGCGTGCCCCTAAAGCGTTCGAGTTGCGGCCCCCGCTGGACGCACATGTGTCGCTGACGGCTTTGAGCTTTCAGGCAAATTTTCACTGA
- a CDS encoding serine hydrolase domain-containing protein, giving the protein MTVRTVHSYWITASGREGLSGSMEACFPYWSFTKTVIAICALKLVESGKLDLDAKLNDEPHTLRQLLNHTSGLPDYGQFSEYHSAVAAKELPWTRSKLLDVALAKGMLFEPTQGWSYSNIGYMFVVELIETTMEKPLRKVIAEMVCKPLSLLSVELAETREQFDRVHWEAATDYDPKWVYHGCLIGNAPDAARLLHALMVDHLLQPETMRQMLDARYLGGAIPDRPWTECGYALGLMSGAVKGAGKAVGHSGSGPFSVNAVYHFPDVSDPITVASFTDGTDEAVAEFEAERVAEGQ; this is encoded by the coding sequence ATGACCGTTCGAACAGTTCATTCTTATTGGATCACAGCCTCTGGCCGCGAAGGTCTCTCGGGTTCGATGGAGGCCTGCTTTCCCTATTGGAGCTTCACCAAAACCGTAATCGCAATCTGTGCCTTGAAGTTGGTTGAAAGCGGGAAACTCGATTTGGACGCCAAGCTAAACGACGAACCGCATACGCTTCGCCAGCTTCTTAACCACACCTCTGGACTTCCAGACTATGGCCAGTTCTCTGAGTACCACTCAGCCGTTGCGGCTAAAGAACTGCCTTGGACTCGTAGCAAACTCCTAGATGTAGCGCTTGCTAAAGGGATGTTGTTTGAACCGACACAAGGCTGGTCGTACTCCAACATCGGCTACATGTTCGTGGTCGAGCTAATTGAAACAACGATGGAAAAACCGCTTCGTAAAGTCATCGCCGAAATGGTATGCAAGCCGTTGAGTCTGCTTAGTGTTGAGCTTGCAGAGACACGCGAACAGTTTGATCGTGTACACTGGGAGGCCGCGACGGACTACGATCCAAAGTGGGTTTATCACGGGTGTCTGATCGGGAATGCACCAGACGCGGCACGTTTGCTGCACGCACTTATGGTAGATCATCTGTTGCAGCCAGAGACCATGCGTCAGATGCTCGATGCAAGATACCTTGGCGGTGCTATTCCAGACCGTCCATGGACAGAATGCGGTTATGCACTTGGCCTAATGTCTGGGGCGGTGAAAGGTGCCGGTAAGGCGGTGGGGCACTCTGGTAGTGGACCGTTCAGTGTGAATGCAGTCTATCATTTCCCAGACGTCAGTGACCCGATCACCGTGGCCTCGTTCACAGACGGGACCGATGAGGCTGTTGCTGAATTTGAAGCAGAGAGGGTGGCTGAAGGTCAGTAA
- a CDS encoding alanyl-tRNA editing protein: protein MTTETLFLKDPYRTSATARVIGQTEEGGVILDRTIFYARGGGQPGDSGALTWDGHRLPIATAVKGPIPVEGAGGAIVLIPAEPAPLPPVGAEVEQQLDWDRRLGHMRIHTALHLLSVVIPLPVTGGAVAADKGRLDFLMPQPPEDKMILEGQLNALITRDLPVSVEWITESQLNANPNLVKTLSVQPPSGAGEIRLVRIGDEAAPVDLQPCGGTHVARTSEIGKLAITKVENKGKQNRRVTIEFAS, encoded by the coding sequence ATGACGACCGAGACCTTGTTCCTCAAGGATCCGTATCGCACCTCCGCCACAGCCCGCGTCATTGGCCAGACGGAGGAGGGCGGCGTGATCCTTGATCGCACCATCTTCTATGCGCGCGGCGGGGGGCAACCCGGTGACAGTGGGGCACTGACCTGGGACGGCCATCGCCTGCCTATCGCCACGGCAGTGAAAGGGCCGATCCCCGTTGAAGGGGCGGGTGGTGCGATTGTTCTGATCCCCGCAGAGCCCGCGCCGCTGCCGCCTGTGGGCGCAGAGGTTGAACAGCAACTCGACTGGGACCGCCGGCTTGGCCACATGCGCATCCACACGGCGTTGCATCTGTTGTCCGTCGTGATCCCTCTGCCCGTGACCGGCGGGGCCGTGGCCGCCGACAAGGGACGGCTTGATTTCCTGATGCCGCAACCGCCCGAAGACAAGATGATCCTGGAAGGGCAGTTGAATGCGCTGATCACCCGCGATCTGCCCGTCAGCGTGGAGTGGATCACCGAGAGTCAGTTGAACGCAAACCCAAACCTCGTGAAGACACTGTCTGTCCAGCCGCCAAGCGGGGCGGGCGAGATCCGTCTGGTGCGTATCGGCGATGAGGCCGCGCCGGTTGATTTGCAGCCCTGCGGCGGGACCCACGTGGCACGGACCTCCGAGATCGGGAAACTTGCCATCACCAAGGTGGAGAACAAGGGCAAGCAGAACCGTCGCGTCACAATCGAGTTCGCGTCGTGA
- a CDS encoding DUF6538 domain-containing protein: protein MGIAKRGRLYHLRRRVPRRYCGVEPRETVWISLHTDSETVAMSKADRAWSQMIEAWEARLAGNSDDAEARYEAARDLARVRGFRYLDVGAVAKLPVEDVVERVEAIPATMDQLDAIEGAALLGAAPEPCTTVTKTLELYWTLAREKTFGKSEDQLRRWEAPRKKAIKNFVAIVGDKDIANITRDDMLDFRQHWLDRIEAGEVTANSANKDLIHLGDVLKTVNTMKRLGLMLPLGELSFKQGEARTRPPFSEDWITTRLLAPGALDGLNDQARGILLGMVNTGYRPSEGAALTADTIRLDCDVPHISIEADGRQLKSHFARRVIPLAGASLEAFKQFPDGFPRYRNSASLSAVVNKFLRTNGLLETPRHSFYSLRHSFEDRMLAAGIDDRIRRDLFGHRLDRERYGKGASLEHVAELVGRVAF from the coding sequence ATGGGCATTGCAAAGAGAGGCCGTCTCTATCACCTCCGACGCCGCGTCCCGCGCCGGTATTGCGGGGTTGAGCCGCGCGAAACCGTGTGGATCAGCCTGCACACTGACTCTGAGACAGTGGCCATGAGCAAGGCGGACCGCGCATGGAGCCAGATGATTGAGGCTTGGGAAGCACGTTTGGCCGGGAACAGTGACGATGCAGAGGCGCGATACGAGGCAGCGCGTGACCTGGCTCGGGTTCGAGGCTTTCGGTATCTGGACGTCGGTGCCGTCGCGAAGTTACCTGTAGAAGACGTTGTCGAGCGTGTGGAAGCAATTCCAGCCACGATGGATCAACTGGACGCCATTGAGGGCGCTGCTCTTCTTGGAGCGGCTCCTGAGCCTTGTACAACGGTCACAAAGACGCTAGAGCTATACTGGACGCTTGCCCGTGAGAAGACCTTTGGCAAAAGCGAAGACCAACTGCGCCGTTGGGAGGCGCCCCGCAAGAAGGCTATCAAGAACTTCGTTGCCATCGTCGGCGACAAGGACATCGCCAACATCACCCGCGACGACATGCTGGACTTCCGCCAGCACTGGCTCGACCGGATCGAGGCCGGCGAGGTCACGGCGAACTCGGCCAACAAGGACCTGATCCATCTCGGCGACGTGCTTAAGACCGTGAACACGATGAAGCGGTTGGGGCTCATGCTGCCCTTGGGCGAGTTATCCTTCAAGCAGGGTGAGGCGCGAACCCGCCCACCGTTCAGCGAAGACTGGATCACAACGCGGTTGCTGGCCCCGGGCGCGCTGGACGGATTGAACGACCAAGCGCGCGGCATCTTACTGGGGATGGTGAACACCGGCTATCGCCCATCCGAGGGGGCCGCGTTGACGGCAGACACGATCCGGCTCGATTGCGACGTGCCGCATATTTCGATTGAAGCTGATGGCCGTCAGCTGAAGTCACACTTCGCCCGGCGGGTGATCCCTCTGGCTGGCGCTTCGTTAGAGGCCTTCAAGCAATTCCCTGACGGCTTCCCCCGCTACCGCAACAGCGCCAGCCTAAGCGCGGTGGTTAACAAGTTCCTCCGCACCAACGGCCTGCTCGAAACCCCGCGTCACTCATTTTACTCGCTCCGGCACTCCTTCGAGGATCGCATGCTCGCCGCCGGGATCGACGACCGGATAAGGCGGGATTTGTTTGGTCATCGATTAGATCGGGAACGGTACGGAAAAGGTGCGTCGCTCGAACATGTCGCCGAACTCGTCGGTCGGGTCGCTTTCTGA